ATACTCAGATTATAAGAAAAGATACGAAGGTGTTTTAAATGATATAGaaagacaaaaaaaaaaattcaaaaaatgGACATCtgaaaatttataaatatagcaaaaaaaaaaaagaaggaaaaactataagaaaaaaaattatatatattatacatatatatatatatatatatatatatatatatatatatatgtttat
This is a stretch of genomic DNA from Plasmodium reichenowi strain SY57 chromosome 14, whole genome shotgun sequence. It encodes these proteins:
- a CDS encoding hypothetical protein (conserved Plasmodium protein, unknown function); this encodes MRKHTGKILLASSCALSVGIYYYVKTSKYSDYKKRYEGVLNDIERQKKKFKKWTSENL